DNA sequence from the Streptomyces canus genome:
CGAGGGGACGCCCAGCTCGCGCGCCCGGTCCACGGCATGCCGGATGATCAGCTGGTGCCCGCGGTGGACCCCGTCGTAGGAACCGATGGTGACGACGCTGCGCCCCCAGTCCTCGGGGATGTCCTCCAAGCCACGCCAGCGCTGCACTGTGACCGCTCCTCGTCGAACCTGTGTCCGTATTGACTCTTGCGACTTACGCAGGTCTAAGGGTGCCATGCCGCGTGCCCGTCGCTCGCATCGGCATGGGGGCTGTGACCCGACGCACGCGGAGTCAGGCGGGAACCCGTACACCCGCCAGGTTCTCGATCATCCGCCGGGTGCTGGGGCCGACCACCCCCGCCCACTCCTGCGGGGCGTCGGCGAGCCAGCCGGCCACCAGCGCGGCGAACCCGGGCACGTGCCGACCGAGGTCGACGAGAGCGCGGTCGAAATCGGACGCGCCCAGCGGGGTGCGGACGAGGAGGAGGCCGGTGCGCCGGACGAGGTCGCGGACGCCGTCCCCACCGCGCGCGGCGGCCGCGGGCAGCAGGGCGACCAGGACCGCGGGCTCCCGTTCGTGGTCCAGGAGGAAATCGAGGAGTTCCTGGCGCAGCGGGCGCGAGGCGGGGGTGCCCGGGCCCACGAGCACGGCGGCCAGCGCGGCCCGCACCCGTTCCGAGGCGCCGGCGAGCAGTCCGCTGACCAGCGGGAGGAGTACGGCCCGGGCGGCGGGGCCCTGGTCGAGGCGCCGGTCGACGTACGCGGCCACGTCACCGGCGGTCTCCGGGCGCCGCTCGACCGCCTCCCGCGCCAGCACGGCCACCCGGCGGGCCAGGGCGGGCGTGGTGACGTCGGCGAGCGTGCGCAGCGCCCCCCCGGCACCCGGCCTGCGCAACCGCTCCCGGAAGGCCTCCAGGACCGGATCGGGGTCGGTGGCGAGCGCGGGGACCAGCGCGCCGGGCGGGAACCGCGGGTCGCCGGCCGCGAAGTGCCCGAGCGCCTGCGGGAGATGACGGGCACGCGTGCGCGGGTCGCGCACCAGCAGGGCGAGCGCACCGCCGTGCAGGGTGCGGTCCTCGGGGCGGGCGAGCAGCGCGAGGGCGGCGTAGCGCAGGAGTTCGCGGTCGGCCTCGGTGCGTACGTGCGGGGCGGCCCGCAGTCCGTACGCCACCGCCGCCACCCGCCGTGCCGGCCGCTCGTCGTGCGCCCACCGGTCCACGGCCCGGCACACCGCCGACGGCTCGTCCTCGGCCAGCACCGCGAGCAGTTCGTCGGCCCGCCGGTGCGCACAGCCGACGAGCACCTCGGTGAGGTCGTCCAGGGCCCGGGTCCGGTGCGTGTGCAGCAGCGCCTGCGCGGCCTCCGCGACGGTCGCGTGCGGGGTCGCGGGCAGCGGCCGCTCGTCGTCGAACCAGCGCGTGAGATGCGGCTGTACGGCGGTGGGGTCCGTGGCCAGCAGCTCTGCCACGGCGTCCAGGAACCGGGGGCCCGGCTCGTGCGGGGGCCCGTCGGCGAGGACGAGGCGGCGCAGCAGCTCGAAGCGGTTACCGGGCGGGAGCGGGAGGGCGGTCCAGAAGGCCGGCCCGAACGCGGGCGGGACCGGTTCCTCCTGACGGCGCCGGTCCACCAGGCGGTCGGTGAGCCGCCGCAGGACATCGGTGTACGGCGTCGCGTCGGGCACGCGCAGCAGGGTCTCGGTGAGAAGGCGGGCCGCCCACCAGGAGTGCGTGTCGGCGTCGAGGGCGTGGAGCAACTCCTCCAGTCGGTGCGCCAGTTGCCGTGCGCCGTGCTGGCGGGCGACGAGAAGCAGGGCCTGGACGACGGGGCCGATGCGGTGGTGCGGGACGGGGAGGGGGTCTTCCCGTTCGGTGCGGTGGCGGTGGACCAGGACACGCAGGGCCTCGTCCAGGTCGAGGTGGGTGCCCTGGATCCAGTCGGCGAGTTCCTCGTGGGCGAAGCGGTAGCCGCTGCCGGCGGGGACGAGGAGGCCCTCGGTGAGGACGGCGGAGGCCCAGCCGGTGCCGCCGAGCCGCTTCGGCGCCGGGCCCCAGGGGAACACCGCCTCGAACGACTCCCGGTCCAGCTCCCCGTGCCCGGGACCGAGGCTGCGGCGGGCGGCCTCGTGGACCTGGCCGGAGACCTTCGCGGCGAGCCGGCGGACGGCGGCGCCGCGCAGGCCGCTCGCCGTGGCCAGCCGTACCGCGATACGCAGGCACATCAGGTCGAGGTACGCCGAGAAGACCTCGTCGCGGTCCGTGGGGGCGTGCGGGGCGTCCGGGAGAGCCGCGCGGACCTCGGAGAGGAGCCGGAGGGTGAGGGGGTGGCGGTCGTCGGGGGCGGTGAGGATGCCTTCGGGGAGGGTGTGGCGGGCCCGGGCACGGCGGGCCTCCTCGTCGGTGAGGTCGGCGAGGCGTACGCAGGGCGGAAGGTGCCCCTCCGGGATGCCGTACAGCAGTTCCTCCGGGAAGTCCGCGCCCTCCCAGTACTCCTCCCGGCACGCCACCACCAGCCTCGCCCCCGTCTCCGCCAGCCACTTCACCGTGCCCTGTGTCCACTCGGCGAGGCGGTGGGCCAGGACCGGGGGCATCTCCTCGGGTCCGTCGAGGAGAAGGAACAGGGGGCGGCCCGCGGTGCCGGAGAGGCGGGCCAGGCGTTCTGGGGTGAGGTCGCCCAGGTCGGCGGGGACGGTGTCCGTGGAGCTCGCCACGATCCGGGCGGCCCTGGTGAGCGCTCGGCTCGCCGCGTCGGCCACCGAGGCGTCGGTGTCCTCGAGGTCCGCGCCGCGCAGCCAGAGGGTGGGGGCCGGGGCGGAGCTCCGGTGGCGGCGGGCGGCGAGGGCCGCGAGTTGTGTCGTACGGCCGCTGCCGGGCGGTCCGACGAGGCCGAGAACGCCGGCCGGGCCCTCGGGGAAAGCGGCGAACTCCCTGGTGACCGCTGTCCGTTCGACCGGCTCGGTCGGGTCTGCCCGGCCCACGTGACCGGCGAGCGTGCCCGGCGGCCCGTCCTGGCCGATCGAGGTGGCCGTCAGTTCCAGCACGCCGGCGAGGTTGAGGTCGGCGCCGTACGCCGGGACCGTCGCCGCGTTCTCCGCGAGCAGGTCGGCGAGGGGGCCGGTCCGGACGGAGCGGAGCGGGACCGCGTATCCGCTGTCGCGGTGGCCGCACTGCAGGGCGGTGCCGAGGACGGCGACCACCGCGCCGGTCTCGGCGTCGAGCACGGGGCCTCCGGCGGCCCCGCCGCCCAGCCGGAGGGCGTCCCGTCCCGCGGTGCCGATCGCCAACTCCAGGACGTCTTCGAGGAGATGGAAGCGGTCGGTGGCGGTGTAGGTCACGGAGGCCGTGCCCAGCACACGGGCCTCGCGCCAGCAGCCGGCGGGGAGCCGGACGTAGGTGCCGGTCTCGACGGTGTCGCGCACGGACACCGGCAACGGGTCCACGCCGAGTCCTTCGGCCCGGATGAGCGCCAGGTCCAGCTCGGGCAGCGCGGTCACGGCATCGGCGGACACCACACGACTGCGGTCACCGCCGGAGTGCAGCACGAGCCGGGCCAGCCCGTCGACGGCCTCATGGCCGGTGACGACGGTGCCACGGTGATCGGCCACGAACCCGATCCCCCGGGGCCGGCCGGCCAGATCAAGAATCCGCACGAGTCCCTCGTCCCGCCCGGCCCCGGGAACCGGTCCGCGTTGCCGCCCCCGCGCATGCCGCGAACGCTCCTCGCACCCGCTCAGACCCGCCTCACGCGGCTCCGAGCCCCGCTGTTCCGCAGACAGCTGTTCCGCAGACAGACCCGCGTCGCGCGACTCCCGCCCCCCAGATCCCGCAGACAGACCCGCCTCACGCGACTCTCCACCCCCAGCCCCCCTAGGCCAGGCCACCTCGCCGGACTCCCGGCCCCCAGGCCCCGCAGTCCAAGCCACGTCCCGCAGCTCCCGACCACCAAGCCCCGCAGACCGACCCGGCTCACGCGACTCCCGCCCCCCAGCCCCCCTAGGCCAGGCCACCTCGCCGGACTCCCGGCCCCCACGCCCCGCAGTCCAAGCCACGTCCCGCAGCTCCCGACCACCAAGCCCCGCAGACCGACCCGCCTCACGCGGCTCTCCACCCCCAGCCCCCCTAGGCCAGGCCACCTCGCCGGACTCCCGGCCCCCACGCCCCGCAGACAGACCCGGCTCCCCCGCGATCCCTTCCCCCCGCCCCGGCATCTCCGCGCCGGAGGCGAGAGGCGTCGTTCCGTCGGCGGAGTCATCTCCTGCCGCCATGGCCGTACCTCCCCGCCGTACGCACGTTCCTGTTTTCGACGGTAGGCGTGTGGTGATCGGCGGCACAGATCGTGTGGTGAACGCGCCCCCTTCCACTCCCCCGGTTCACTCCGAGCGCCTGCCCGCGCGGGTGAATGGAAGGGGACGGGCGGATACACCCTAGGGGTGGGGGAACCGAGGGGGGACCGTGGAGCGGCGGCACAACCCCGTGATCGCCGCTCCACGGGCAAACAGCCTCGGTGCCTAGCCGAAGACGGCCAGGCTCTTCGCCTTGCCCTTCTGTTCCTCGACCAGCGCCAGAAAGCGGCCCTCGGGGTCGAAGACGGCCACCGTACCGGCGCCCGTGTACTCGTCGGGCATGTCGAGCCGTACGCCGTTGGTGAGCAGCTTGGCCCGGCGGCCGTCGACGTCCCAGCGGGGGAACGCGGCGGTCGCGGCCTCGGCGATCGGCATCACCGTCAGCTCCTGCTGGAGCTGGTCGAGCGTCTTGGCCGAGTCCAGCTTGTACGGGCCCACGCGCGTGCGGCGCAGAGCCGTCAGGTGGCCGCCGACGCCCAGGTCGGCGCCCAGGTCGCGGGCGAGGGCCCGGATGTAGGTGCCGGACGAGCAGACCACCGACACGACCAGATCCACAACGGCCGTGCCGTCCTCGGCGACCGCGTCCCGGACGTCGTGGACCGCGAAGGACGAGATCGTGACGGGGCGGGCCGGGATCTCGAAGTCCTCGCCCTCACGCGCCCGTTTGTACGAGCGCACGCCGTCGATCTTGATGGCGCTGACCTTGGACGGCACCTGCATGATGTCGCCGCTCAGCTTGGCGATCCCGGCGTCGACGGCCTCTCGGGTGACCTTCGAGGCGTCTGCCGACCCCGTGATCTCGCCCTCCGCGTCGTCGGTCAGCGTCGTCTGGCCGAGCCGGATCGTGCCCAGGTACTCCTTCTCGGTCAGCGCGAGGTGCCCGAGGAGCTTGGTGGCCTTCTCGACACCGAGGACCAGCACACCCGTCGCCATGGGGTCGAGGGTGCCGGCGTGTCCGACGCGGCGGGTCCTGGCGATCCCGCGCATCTTGGCGACCACGTCGTGCGAAGTGAAGCCCGACGGCTTGTCCACGATGACAAGGCCGTCGGGCGGCGGGTTCTTCTGGGTCATTCGGCGGCGTCGTCCGTCTCGTCCTCGTCGCCCGGCTTCCGGTACGGATCGGCGTCGCCGGCGTACTTGGCGCCGGCCGAGACCTCGCGCACCTTCTCGTCGGACTGGCGCGCCTTGTCGAGGAGGTCGTCGATGGTCTTGGCGGTGTCGGGCAGCGCATCGGCCACGAAGGTCAGCGTCGGGGTGAACTTCACGCCCGCCGCCGCTCCGACCGCGCTGCGGAGCACGCCCTTGGCGCTCTCCAGCCCTGCGGCCGCGGCCGCCCGCTCCTCGTCGCCGCCGTACACCGTGTAGAAGACGGTCGCCTCCCGCAGGTCACCCGTGACCCGGGTGTCCGTGATGGTGACGTGTGAGCCGAGCCGCGGGTCCTTGATCCCGCGCAGCAGCTTCTGGGCCACCACCTCTCGGATGAGGTCCGCCAGCCTCTTGGCGCGCGCGTTGTCGGCCACTGGTCCGTCTCCTTAGTAACTGTCTTGCTGCTTGCTTCAGTCTTCGTCGCTGTGGAGCCTGCGTCGAACCGAGAGCAGTTCCACCTCGGGCCGCCCGGCGACCAGCCGCTCGCAGCGGTCCAGCACGTCGGTGAGGTGTCCCGTGTCCCCGGAGACCACCGCGAGCCCGATCTCGGCCCTGCGGTGGAGGTTCTGATTGCCCGTCTCCGCCGCGCTCACCGCGTACTTGCGCTGGAGCTCGGCCACGATCGGACGGACGAGAGAGCGTTTCTCCTTCAGCGAGTGGACGTCACCGAGGAGCAGGTCGAAGGACAGAGTCCCCACATACATGTGTAGCCGGATGTCCCGCCGGTTCGGGGTACGGGCGCCGCGCTTGGACGCCGGTACGGGGAACCGTACACGCAACGGCCGGGGCCGATCGACGGATATTACGTCCGCCGATCGGCCCCGATCGCGTGCTACGACGGTCAGCCGCGCGGCTTCTCGCGCATCTCGTACGTCGCGATGACGTCGTCGACCTTGATGTCGTTGAAGTTTCCGAGGTTGATACCACCCTCGAAGCCTTCGCGGATCTCGGTGACGTCGTCCTTGAAGCGGCGCAGACCGGAGATGGTGAGGTTCTCCGCGACGACCTTGCCGTCGCGCAGCAACCGCGCCTTGGTGTTGCGCTTGACCTCGCCGGAGCGGACCAGCACACCGGCGATGTTGCCCAGCTTCGACGAGCGGAAGACCTCGCGGATCTCCGCCGTACCGAGCTCGACCTCTTCGTACTCCGGCTTGAGCATGCCCTTGAGGGCCGCCTCGATCTCCTCGATCGCCTGGTAGATGACCGAGTAGTAGCGGACGTCCACACCCTCGCGCTCGGCCATCTGCGCCGCACGGCCTGCCGCGCGGACGTTGAAGCCGATCACGATGGCGTCCGAGCCCATCGCCAGGTCGATGTCCGACTCCGTGACCGCACCGACACCGCGGTGCAGGACCCGGATGTCGACCTCTTCGCCGACGTCCAGCTGGAGCAGGGAGGACTCGAGGGCCTCGACGGAACCAGAAGCGTCACCCTTGATGATGAGGTTGAGCTGCTGGACCTCGCCGGCCTTGAGCACCTTGTCCAGGTCCTCGAGCGACACACGGCGCGTGCGCTTGGCGAACGCCGCGTTCCGCTCGCGGGCGGCGCGCTTCTCGGCGATCTGACGGGCCGTACGGTCCTCGTCGACCACCAGGAAGTTGTCGCCCGCACCCGGGACGTTGGTCAGGCCCAGGACCTGGACCGGCGTCGACGGGCCGGCCTCGGCGACGTTGTTGCCGTTGTCGTCGAGCATGGCGCGCACGCGGCCGTAGGCGTCGCCCACGACCATCGTGTCGCCGACCCGCAGCGTGCCTCGCTGGACGAGCACCGTCGCCACGGCACCACGGCCGCGGTCGAGACGGGACTCGATCGAGATGCCCTGCGCGTCCTGGTTCGGGTTGGCCCGCAGGTCGAGCGAGGCGTCGGCCGTGAGCACCACGGCCTCCAGCAGGGAGTCGATGTTCAGACCCTGCTTGGCGGAGATGTCGACGAACATGGTGTCGCCGCCGTACTCCTCGGCCACCAGGCCGTACTCGGTCAGCTGACCGCGCACCTTGGTCGGGTCGGCACCCTCGACGTCGATCTTGTTGACCGCGACGACGATCGGGACGTCGGCCGCCTTGGCGTGGTTGAGCGCCTCGACCGTCTGCGGCATGACGCCGTCGTTGGCCGCGACGACCAGGATCGCGATGTCCGTCGACCGGGCACCACGGGCACGCATGGCGGTGAACGCCTCGTGACCCGGGGTGTCGATGAAGGTGATCGCGCGGTCTTCTTCGTTGACCTGGGTCGAGACCTGGTAGGCACCGATGTGCTGGGTGATGCCGCCGGCCTCGCCCGCGATGACGTTCGTCTTGCGGATGGCGTCGAGGAGTCGGGTCTTACCGTGGTCGACGTGACCCATGACGGTCACGACCGGCGGACGGACGACCAGGTCCTCGTCGTCGCCCTCGTCCTCACCGAACTCGATGTCGAAGGACTCGAGCAGCTCGCGGTCCTCCTCCTCGGGGCTGACGATCTGAACCGTGTAGTTCATCTCGCCCGCGAGGAGCTGCAGCGTCTCGTCGGAGACGGACTGCGTGGCCGTGACCATCTCGCCGAGGTTCATCATGACCGCGACGAGGGACGCCGGGTTGGCGTTGATCTTCTCCGCGAAGTCGGTGAGCGAGGCACCGCGCGACAGGCGAATGGCTTCGCCGTTGCCGCGAGGCAGCATCACGCCGCCGACCGACGGGGCCTGCATGGCCTCGTACTCCTGGCGCCTCTGCCGCTTCGACTTGCGACCGCGACGCGCGGGACCGCCGGGACGACCGAAGGCGCCCTGCGTGCCACCACGGCCACCGGGACCGCCGGGACGACCACCGAAACCGGGACGACCGCCGCCGCCACCGCCGGGACCACCCGGACGGCCGGCGAAACCGCCGCCACCGCCACCGGGACCCGCGGGACGACCGGCGAAGCCGCCGCCACCGCCACCGGGACGACCGGCGAAACCGCCGCCGCCGCCACCGGGACGACCGCCGCCACCGCCACCGGGGCGACCGCCACCGCCACCGGGACCGCGACCACCGGGGCCACCGCCGCCGGGACGCGGGCCGGCAGCCGGACGCTGCGGCATCATGCCGGGGTTGGGACGCGGGCCGCCGGGGCCACCGCCGCCGGGACGGGGACCGCCCTGCGGACGGGGCATGCCACCCGGGCTCGGACGCGAGCCGCCCGGGGCCTGCGGACGGGGACCGCCCGCCGCGCCCTGGGGACGGGGACCGCCCTGGCCCTGACCCTGCGGACGCGGAGCGCCGCCGGGACGCTCACCGGGACCACCAGGGCCGCCGGGGCGCGGGGCACCGCCCGGACGGGGCGCCTGCGGGCGCGCCATGCCGGTGGAGCCACCAGAGGTGAAGGGGTTGTTGCCCGGACGGGGACCGGCCGGACGAGCGCCGGGACGGGCACCCTGGCCGCCCGGACGCGGAGCGCCGGGACGGTCGCCGCGCTCACCACGGCCCTGACCGCCCTGGCCGGGACCGCCGGCCGGACGCGGAGCGCCGGGACGCGGGGCCTGGGAGGCCGGACGAGGAGCACCCGGACGCGGGCCGGAACCCTGGCCCTGGCCCTGGGAGGCCGGTGCGGCGGGAGCCGCCGGGGGTGCCGTGAACTCCGGCGTGGTCGGAGCCGGGGACGCCGGGGCGGGCCGCGGCGCCGGTGCGGGCTTCGGGCCCGGAGTGGGACGGGAGCCGGGAGCGGCCGGGGCGGCGGGAGCCGCGGGCCTCTCGGCGGCGGCCGGCTTGGGAGCCGGCGGGCGCGGGGCGGCCGGACGGGCGGCCTGCGCGGGAGAGGGGGCTGCCGGCCTGGCCGGGGCAGCCTTGCGTGCGGGGGCGGGCTTGCCGCCTCCGTTGCCCTGCTGGAGGGCGTCCGTCAACTTACGGACAACGGGCGCTTCGATGGTCGAAGACGCCGAACGGACGAATTCACCGAGTTCCTGGAGCTTGGCCATGACGACCTTGCTCTCCACCCCGAACTCCTTGGCGAGTTCGTATACCCGGACCTTAGCCACTTCGCTCCTTTTAGGTCCGGGTGCGTCCGGACCGTCGCTACTTCATGGGCGTACTCATCGCGTGCTCATCGAGTGCTCATCGCAATCTCGACCTACTTCCAACTCGCGGGGTACCAGGGCCGCACGGGGGTTCCGCGCGACGCTTCTTACGGTGTTGCCTGCTCAGCAACTGTCTGTCTGCTCGACGTACTGGCGCAACGCCTTTATGTCGAGCGCTCCCGGGGCGCGCAGCGCCCGCGTGAACGCCCGGCGGCGTACCGCCTGGTCGAGACAGACCAGGGCGGGGTGTACGTACGCACCCCGGCCGGGCAGCGTACCGCGAGGATCAGGGACGCATGCGTCCTCGATCGCCACGATGCGCAGCAGATCGGTCTTGGCCGTTCGCTGCCTGCAACCCACACAGGTGCGTTCAGGGCATGCTCGGGCGGGCGTCCGGCCAGACACTCTTAAGTCTACCTCCCCGTACCGACCTCACCCCTTGGGGGCAGCGATCGAACGGTTGTTGTCGTGATCTAAGCCACCTGCGGCTTGGATCTATTCCCCAGCGCCGTTCACCGGCGCCATCCGCCGGCGCTACTCGCCGGCCTGCTCGGTGTCCGGCCGGATGTCGATCCGCCAGCCGGTGAGCCGGGCGGCGAGCCGGGCGTTCTGCCCCTCCTTGCCGATGGCGAGGGAGAGTTGGTAGTCGGGGACGGTCACCCGCGCGGAGCGGGCGGCCATGTCCACGACCTCGACCTTGGACACCCGGGCCGGCGACAGCGCGTTGGCGACCATCTCGGCCGGGTCGTCCGACCAGTCGACGATGTCGATCTTCTCACCGTTCAGCTCACCCATGACATTGCGCACACGTCCGCCCATCGGGCCGATGCAGGCGCCCTTGGCGTTCAGGCCCGATCGGGTGGACCGTACGGCGATCTTGGTGCGGTGACCGGCCTCGCGGGCGATCGCGGCGATCTCGACGGACCCGTCGGCGATCTCCGGCACCTCCAGGGCGAAGAGCTTCTTCACCAGATTGGGGTGCGTGCGCGACAGGGTGACGGACGGACCACGCACACCCCTCGCCACTCGTACGACGTACGACCGCAGCCGCATCCCGTGCGGATACGTCTCACCGGGGACCTGCTCCTGCACCGGCAGGATGGCCTCCAGCTTGCCGATGTCGACGAGCACGTTCTTCGGGTCGCGGCCCTGCTGGACCACGCCCATGACGATGTCGCCCTCGCGCCCCGCGTACTCGCCGAGCGTCGCGTCGTCCTCGGCGTCGCGCAGCCGCTGCAGGATGACCTGCTTGGCGGTGGTGGCGGCGATACGGCCGAAGCCGGACGGGGTGTCGTCGAACTCGCGGGCCTCCTGCCCCTCCTCCAGATCCTCGGGATCCTCCTTCGCCCACACGGTCACATGGCCGCTCTCGCGGTTGAGCTCCACGCGCGCGTGACGGCGGCTTCCCTCGGTGCGGTGGTAGGCGATGAGGAGGGCCGACTCGATCGCCTCGACCAACAGGTCGAAGGAGATCTCCTTCTCCCGTACCAAGCCCCGCAGGGCACTCATGTCGATGTCCACGGCTACGCCTCCTCTTCCTGCTCGTTTTCGTTCTTGCTGTCCTTGCGGCTGAACTCGACCTGCACGCGTGCCTTCTCGAAGTCGGAGAAGGCGAGTCTGCGGGCGGTGGCCTTGCGGCCCTTGACGCCGGGCACTTCGAGGTCGAGGCCTTCGTCGTCGACCTTCAGGATCCTGGCGACCAGCTCGCCGCCCTCGGTCAGCTGGAACTTCACCAGCCGGTCCACGGCGCGCACGTAGTGACGGTGCTCCTTGAGGAGGCGCTCCGCGCCCGGGGTGCCGACCTCGAGGGTGTACTCCCCCGCGCCCATCGCGTCGCTCTCGTCGAGCTTCGCCGAGAGCGCACGGCTCACATCGGCGATCTGGTCCAGGTCGGCACCGGTGTCCGAGTCGACGACGACGCGCAGCACTCGCTTTCGTCCTACGGAGTCCACTGCGATCTCTTCGAGATCCAGGCCCTGGGAGGTGACGAGCGGTTCCAGGAGCTCTCGCAGCCTCTCGCTCTGGGTCGTGCTCATCCGGGTGACTCCTCGGCCGCGTGTGCTGTTGTGGGTAGGTCGCGTGTCTGGTCAAAGGGTATCCGGTCGCAGGGGGTGTTGCCGTCCAGGTGACCTCGGATGCGCGGGTACCGTGATCGCCAGCGGGGTGACCTCCCGCCCATGTGTTCGTACGAGCTTCCCGAGGACGTCTGTCGTGCCGTACCCCCCTCCGCCGCACGTCCCCTCGGGGCCGCGCAGAAGATCCCTGCTCGCCTCGGTCGCCGGGGGCGCCCTGCTGGTCGGCTGCTCCGACGGGACCGGGAGCAGCGAGGAGGGCACCGCCGGCAGTCCGTCCGTCGTCGAGCGGGCACGCGTGCGTGCGGCTCGGGACAGCCGGGGGATCGTCGAGCGGTACGACGCCGTCCTCGCCGCCCATCCGGCGCTGGCGCAGCGGGTGGGGCCGTTGCGGGCGGAAGCGGCGCGGCATGTGGAGGCGTTCGGGGAGACGGTCGCGAAGTCCTCGCCCACCGCGTCGCAGGCCTCGCCCGCACCGTCGGTCACGGTCCCCGCGACCGAGAAGGACGCCCTCGCCCAGCTCGCCGCCGCCGAACGGGCGCTCGCCGACCGGCGGGCCAAGGCGCTGCTGGACGTACCGGGCGAGCTGGCCCGGCTGCTGGCCTCCGTGGCGGCGGCCGGTGCGGCGCACGCCTATCTGCTGATGGAGGGGATCCGGTGAGCGACGGGAACGACAAGGAGCTGGAGGCCTTTCAGAAGGCGCTGGCCGCCGAGCACGCGGCCGTGTACGGCTACGGCGTCGTCGGCGGCCGGATCGCTGAGGCTCGGCGAACGGAGGCCAAGGCCGCCTATGACGCACACCGGGCCCGGCGGGACGGGCTGGTGCGCCAGGTGCGGAACATGGGCGGAAAGCCGGTGGCCGCGGCCGCGGCGTACGCGCTGCCCTTCCCGGTGCCGGACTCGGCCGCGGCGGTACGGCTCGCCGCCGACCTGGAGGAGCGGGTGGCCGGGGTGTACTCCGACCTGGTGCGGGCAACCGAGGGCGGGCGGCGGAGCACGGCCGCCGAGGCGCTGCGGGAGGCCGCGGTGCGGGCGGTGCGCTGGCGCGGCGAGAGCGTAGCCTTCCCTGGGCTCGCCGAGCGGGCGGTCACGCTGTCGTCGTCGGCCTATGGCCCGGCTTCTTCGTCGGCTCCCAGGGCGTAACGCGGTACAGGAAGGAAACGACTCGGGCATGGCTTTCGAACCACCGCAGCGGCTGGTGCGGGCGCTCGGCGAGAGCGCGCCGGACGGTGACGACTGGGTGGAG
Encoded proteins:
- the rimP gene encoding ribosome maturation factor RimP, whose protein sequence is MSTTQSERLRELLEPLVTSQGLDLEEIAVDSVGRKRVLRVVVDSDTGADLDQIADVSRALSAKLDESDAMGAGEYTLEVGTPGAERLLKEHRHYVRAVDRLVKFQLTEGGELVARILKVDDEGLDLEVPGVKGRKATARRLAFSDFEKARVQVEFSRKDSKNENEQEEEA
- a CDS encoding ferritin-like domain-containing protein; amino-acid sequence: MSDGNDKELEAFQKALAAEHAAVYGYGVVGGRIAEARRTEAKAAYDAHRARRDGLVRQVRNMGGKPVAAAAAYALPFPVPDSAAAVRLAADLEERVAGVYSDLVRATEGGRRSTAAEALREAAVRAVRWRGESVAFPGLAERAVTLSSSAYGPASSSAPRA
- the nusA gene encoding transcription termination factor NusA; the encoded protein is MDIDMSALRGLVREKEISFDLLVEAIESALLIAYHRTEGSRRHARVELNRESGHVTVWAKEDPEDLEEGQEAREFDDTPSGFGRIAATTAKQVILQRLRDAEDDATLGEYAGREGDIVMGVVQQGRDPKNVLVDIGKLEAILPVQEQVPGETYPHGMRLRSYVVRVARGVRGPSVTLSRTHPNLVKKLFALEVPEIADGSVEIAAIAREAGHRTKIAVRSTRSGLNAKGACIGPMGGRVRNVMGELNGEKIDIVDWSDDPAEMVANALSPARVSKVEVVDMAARSARVTVPDYQLSLAIGKEGQNARLAARLTGWRIDIRPDTEQAGE